A genomic window from Fibrobacterota bacterium includes:
- a CDS encoding CPBP family intramembrane metalloprotease, translating to MKKSDLALMVAALLFGAGFFAVIPRLWPMPQLPLDTPSRTLEAMSREHQAAMDMDLSRHLSSATLTLDEPALSWLERELGQGPAMKQLENLPIYLHEVQFKRRNDPTVATFWVHPRQGLAGWRRTMEDDEPGDALDSASAASLVAKVVHEHLGQELSGWELRRWEKKRLESRTDHSFVYERDMESGSEAKLRLSVSVAGSVVKEARQVLVTPPAFLRSQRKTNFNEQFVQTFAFTLFASLGVAAFLFKLWGLRRGMVGLVVPTIGAGVVVVSLALSRVLRTGRLFDLWDPLSPQWMSAVKTLLQGSINDMLAALMVFSFLGAADALDREAPRHRGIALRNFLRLRWIHVDVGHASIRGYLLGWVAGGVLALATWAITVIVPGTLVEIQPRGFFFHGMNSALPTLLLGAYFLQIALVEELGYRHFAGNAILRLGIGRWAAVILPALIYGAVHCGLDFLPPAEPWWARILPITLVGMLWGLAFLKWDALTVLLSHWACDLFLFNRTRLFSEDPWVRVSAALCLALPLLPAFVSIGWKFWLQWRAPAEPEEESWDEDPDFSGADPGTEPELPAQAASDMDTTEEPRR from the coding sequence ATGAAGAAGTCCGACCTCGCGCTCATGGTGGCCGCGCTCCTTTTCGGAGCGGGCTTCTTCGCCGTGATCCCGCGGTTGTGGCCGATGCCCCAATTGCCCCTGGACACTCCTTCCCGGACCCTGGAAGCGATGTCCCGCGAGCATCAAGCGGCCATGGACATGGATCTTTCCCGGCACCTTTCCAGCGCCACCCTGACCTTGGACGAGCCCGCGCTTTCCTGGCTGGAACGCGAGCTCGGCCAAGGCCCGGCGATGAAGCAACTGGAAAACCTGCCGATCTACCTGCACGAAGTCCAGTTCAAACGGCGCAACGACCCCACCGTCGCCACCTTCTGGGTCCATCCCCGCCAGGGCCTGGCTGGCTGGCGGCGCACCATGGAGGACGACGAGCCCGGTGACGCGTTGGATTCGGCCTCGGCCGCCAGTCTGGTCGCCAAGGTGGTCCACGAGCATCTTGGTCAGGAATTGTCCGGATGGGAATTGCGGCGCTGGGAGAAGAAGCGCCTGGAATCGCGCACCGACCACAGCTTCGTGTACGAACGGGACATGGAATCCGGATCGGAAGCGAAGCTTCGATTGTCGGTTTCCGTGGCGGGATCCGTCGTGAAGGAAGCGCGCCAGGTTCTGGTGACGCCACCTGCGTTTTTGCGATCCCAGCGAAAGACCAACTTCAACGAACAGTTCGTCCAGACCTTCGCGTTCACCCTGTTCGCCTCCCTGGGGGTGGCCGCGTTCCTCTTCAAACTCTGGGGCCTGCGGCGCGGCATGGTGGGGCTGGTCGTGCCCACGATCGGAGCGGGAGTCGTGGTGGTGAGCCTCGCGCTTTCGCGCGTGCTGCGCACGGGCAGGCTGTTCGATCTCTGGGATCCGTTGTCGCCCCAATGGATGTCGGCGGTCAAGACGCTTCTCCAGGGCTCCATCAACGACATGCTCGCGGCCCTGATGGTCTTTTCCTTCCTGGGAGCCGCCGATGCGTTGGACCGCGAAGCGCCACGCCACCGCGGCATCGCGCTGCGCAACTTCCTGCGCTTGCGCTGGATCCATGTGGACGTGGGCCACGCCTCCATCCGGGGCTACCTGCTGGGCTGGGTCGCGGGAGGAGTATTGGCGCTGGCCACGTGGGCCATCACCGTCATCGTTCCCGGGACCCTCGTCGAAATCCAGCCGCGTGGATTCTTCTTCCATGGAATGAACTCGGCCTTGCCCACCTTGCTCTTGGGCGCCTACTTCCTGCAGATCGCCCTGGTGGAGGAACTCGGCTACAGACACTTCGCTGGCAACGCCATCTTGCGCCTGGGAATCGGCAGGTGGGCGGCGGTGATCCTTCCGGCGCTGATCTACGGGGCGGTTCACTGCGGCTTGGATTTCCTTCCTCCCGCCGAACCTTGGTGGGCGCGCATCCTTCCCATCACCCTGGTGGGAATGCTGTGGGGGTTGGCCTTCCTGAAGTGGGATGCCCTGACGGTGCTCCTTTCGCACTGGGCCTGCGACCTCTTCCTGTTCAACCGCACCCGCCTCTTTTCCGAAGACCCATGGGTGCGCGTGTCAGCCGCCTTGTGCCTGGCGCTTCCCCTTCTGCCTGCCTTCGTCTCGATCGGCTGGAAGTTCTGGCTGCAGTGGCGCGCTCCCGCCGAACCCGAGGAAGAATCGTGGGACGAGGATCCCGATTTTTCGGGTGCCGACCCGGGCACCGAGCCCGAACTCCCCGCCCAAGCCGCCTCCGATATGGACACGACGGAGGAGCCCAGGCGGTGA
- the queD gene encoding 6-carboxytetrahydropterin synthase QueD has protein sequence MEIWKEFTFEAAHLLPNVPEGHKCGRLHGHSFLVRITLRGHAGATTGWVMDFADLKTAWKPLDALLDHRYLNEIPGLENPTSERLSVWIWERLSHTLPQLFEVTVRETCTAGCAYRGPGG, from the coding sequence TTGGAGATCTGGAAGGAATTCACCTTCGAAGCGGCCCACCTCCTGCCGAATGTGCCCGAAGGCCACAAGTGCGGCCGCTTGCACGGCCATTCCTTTCTGGTACGGATCACCCTGCGGGGGCACGCCGGGGCCACCACCGGCTGGGTGATGGATTTCGCCGACCTGAAAACGGCCTGGAAACCATTGGATGCGCTATTGGACCACCGGTACCTCAACGAGATTCCCGGCCTGGAAAACCCCACCAGCGAACGGCTTTCCGTCTGGATCTGGGAGCGGCTGTCCCACACCCTTCCCCAGCTTTTCGAGGTGACCGTCCGGGAAACCTGCACGGCAGGGTGTGCCTATCGAGGCCCAGGAGGGTAG
- a CDS encoding AsmA family protein: MKKFLKFGLIGLAAIALLWGALLLALWIVFPPEKVKTIVLERANQTLHRKVELEKASIRVFPFFGVSLKGLKVANNPDSGFAKDPLLELGSLDVRLSVASLFKMAPVVDQIVLDRPVVKAEVLTDGRTSFDGLGGPADTAKKPQADSVKAIELPFPLTVRRIAIEDGSVTWNDRKSDQQISIGSLSQEISVSTDKSLQNVESKGTLEVKDISMSGKGAPLRKGGIKFSVTHDVALNLPGAIVDVKNLRVGLQEVALKLSGKASNVRVAPVVDLKIGTDGPIDLAKLLAEIPKELNPELSKLTLAGKLEMAFAIVGKMGGEALPKIDGTLRLAGVQASVAGVPAKLSSLGTRIRVIGTRTVEIDSTNWNLDGAPGSLDVSVDSLPVGGHKSVPVLRKFLASGKIDLAALTKVAAPAVPVLDTMKPSGMLGWNVQAAGRLDPKTPAGITASGEVTFAKVSATIKGMPDRPVVDGSVNLSNAAAGAKVAVVTGPTDLSIDAKIQDWMAYVVPSLAEGKKMSMSLVARSKKIDLDRILPPPDTATKQAESKPLTELPSIPDVVADGSFTAETILAFGLPMGAVNGKVHFENGKLKESFSAAVAQGRVSQTLDADLSNPKVLGMNMTSDFTGVQIHDVLVAVKDRLPEGNPRRFHDKLFGKGNIALKAWGKALLPEFGQKMSADITMSLAQGKVAGFPAVAAMTAKANELFPSIPKVGDLDFATMGGGVQLREGKLILQDIAMEGSSLGALKVAGFIAADQTMALKVDTHLPQSASAGLQSGASTALAASGNLAGKLGLASGSPLPQDDQKRVLISWLVNGTVAQPTVSPDLPRISDLAKGAAMMLANEAKAQAEARLRAETDKLKAEAEARANAEKAKLQKAAEDQANKATDKAKDKLKGLIKKPW, translated from the coding sequence ATGAAGAAATTCCTGAAATTCGGTCTGATCGGCTTGGCCGCCATTGCTCTTCTCTGGGGAGCGCTGCTGCTGGCGCTTTGGATCGTGTTCCCTCCCGAGAAGGTCAAGACCATCGTGCTGGAGCGCGCCAACCAGACCTTGCACCGCAAGGTGGAGCTGGAAAAGGCCTCGATCCGCGTGTTCCCGTTCTTCGGGGTGAGTCTGAAGGGCCTGAAGGTGGCCAACAACCCCGATAGCGGATTTGCCAAGGATCCGCTGTTGGAACTGGGCTCCTTGGATGTGCGGCTCTCCGTGGCGAGCCTGTTCAAGATGGCGCCCGTGGTGGATCAGATCGTGCTGGACCGCCCTGTGGTGAAGGCGGAAGTCCTGACCGATGGCCGCACGAGCTTCGATGGCTTGGGCGGACCTGCGGATACCGCCAAGAAGCCCCAGGCGGACTCGGTGAAGGCCATCGAGCTTCCGTTCCCGCTGACGGTCCGTCGCATCGCCATCGAGGACGGATCGGTGACCTGGAACGACCGCAAGAGCGATCAGCAGATTTCCATCGGGTCCCTTTCCCAGGAGATTTCCGTCTCCACGGACAAATCCCTCCAGAACGTGGAGAGCAAAGGAACGCTGGAAGTGAAGGACATTTCGATGTCCGGCAAGGGTGCCCCGTTGCGCAAGGGCGGAATCAAATTCTCCGTGACCCACGATGTGGCCTTGAACCTCCCTGGGGCGATCGTGGACGTGAAGAACCTGCGCGTGGGCCTGCAGGAAGTGGCCCTCAAGCTTTCCGGCAAGGCCTCCAATGTTCGGGTCGCTCCGGTGGTGGATCTCAAGATCGGCACCGATGGCCCGATCGATCTGGCCAAGCTCTTGGCGGAAATCCCCAAGGAGCTCAATCCGGAGCTGTCCAAGCTCACGCTCGCTGGCAAGCTGGAAATGGCTTTCGCCATCGTGGGCAAGATGGGCGGCGAAGCTCTGCCCAAGATCGACGGCACCTTGCGCTTGGCGGGCGTGCAGGCCTCCGTGGCGGGAGTGCCGGCCAAACTCTCCAGCTTGGGCACGCGCATCCGGGTGATCGGCACCCGCACGGTGGAGATCGACTCCACCAATTGGAACCTGGATGGAGCGCCCGGCTCGCTGGATGTTTCCGTGGACAGCCTTCCGGTGGGAGGACACAAGTCGGTTCCCGTTCTGCGGAAGTTCCTTGCTTCCGGCAAGATCGACCTGGCCGCTCTCACCAAGGTGGCCGCTCCCGCCGTGCCGGTGTTGGACACCATGAAGCCCTCTGGCATGTTGGGCTGGAATGTACAGGCCGCGGGCAGGCTGGATCCCAAGACTCCCGCAGGCATCACCGCCTCCGGCGAGGTCACCTTCGCGAAGGTTTCCGCCACCATCAAGGGAATGCCGGATCGCCCCGTGGTGGATGGTTCCGTGAACCTGTCCAACGCCGCCGCCGGCGCCAAGGTCGCTGTGGTGACTGGTCCCACCGACCTTTCCATCGATGCCAAGATCCAGGACTGGATGGCCTACGTGGTGCCTTCACTTGCGGAAGGCAAGAAGATGTCGATGAGCTTGGTCGCGCGCTCCAAGAAGATCGATCTCGATCGGATCCTGCCTCCGCCGGACACCGCCACCAAGCAGGCCGAATCCAAGCCTCTGACCGAGCTCCCGTCCATTCCAGATGTCGTGGCCGATGGATCCTTTACCGCCGAAACCATCCTGGCTTTCGGGTTGCCGATGGGCGCGGTCAACGGGAAGGTCCACTTCGAAAACGGCAAGCTCAAGGAGTCGTTTTCCGCAGCTGTCGCGCAGGGGCGTGTGTCGCAGACCTTGGATGCGGATCTTTCCAACCCCAAGGTGCTGGGGATGAACATGACCTCCGATTTCACGGGAGTGCAGATCCACGACGTGCTGGTGGCTGTCAAGGATCGACTGCCCGAAGGCAATCCGCGCCGCTTCCACGACAAGCTGTTCGGAAAGGGCAACATCGCGCTCAAGGCTTGGGGCAAGGCGTTGCTGCCGGAGTTTGGGCAAAAAATGTCCGCAGACATCACGATGTCCCTGGCGCAGGGCAAGGTTGCCGGTTTCCCTGCGGTGGCCGCGATGACGGCCAAGGCCAACGAATTGTTCCCTTCCATTCCCAAGGTGGGCGACCTGGACTTCGCCACCATGGGCGGTGGTGTGCAGCTGCGCGAGGGCAAGCTGATCTTGCAGGACATCGCGATGGAAGGCTCCAGCTTGGGCGCGCTCAAGGTGGCGGGATTCATCGCGGCGGATCAAACGATGGCCCTGAAGGTGGACACGCATCTGCCCCAGTCGGCCTCCGCTGGCTTGCAGTCGGGTGCCAGCACGGCCTTGGCCGCTTCCGGCAATCTGGCGGGCAAGCTGGGACTCGCTTCGGGAAGTCCGCTGCCCCAGGACGATCAAAAGCGCGTTCTGATTTCCTGGTTGGTCAATGGGACTGTCGCCCAGCCCACGGTTTCGCCGGATCTGCCCCGCATTTCGGATCTGGCCAAAGGGGCGGCGATGATGCTGGCCAACGAGGCCAAGGCCCAGGCCGAGGCCCGGTTGCGGGCCGAGACCGACAAACTGAAGGCCGAAGCCGAGGCCCGCGCCAACGCGGAAAAGGCCAAGCTGCAGAAGGCCGCCGAAGACCAGGCGAACAAGGCCACGGACAAGGCCAAGGACAAACTGAAGGGCCTGATCAAGAAGCCTTGGTAA
- a CDS encoding aspartate aminotransferase family protein, giving the protein MGGATRPDLCLVSGSGAWIQDAEGRDYLDFVGGWAVAALGHAPKAVADAIAKQAATLLHCSPGFWNPTAVELAERLAALTGFDRVFLGCTGAEANECAIKLARKRGSAKNAWKVITTVDGFHGRTLATMAATGKPHWQSLFGPPMPGFVHIPFNDVAALEQAMDDTVCAVMFEPVQGEGGVVPATSEFAQAARKLCDRHGALLVADEVQTGLGRCGSLMAHRELGVEADVVTFAKGLGAGIPVSACLTRLELDVFAPGDQGGTHTYHPLGAAAGLAVLAEIERLDLCARSREAGLALEKTLQEIATRYGLANLRGSGLLRAFDLPTPQAARVVEIAREEGLLLNAPRPATIRLMPPLVVTDSDITEFGMRLEQAIGRL; this is encoded by the coding sequence ATGGGAGGAGCCACCCGTCCGGATCTGTGCCTTGTATCGGGCTCTGGCGCCTGGATCCAGGACGCCGAAGGACGGGATTATCTGGACTTCGTGGGTGGATGGGCAGTGGCGGCGCTGGGGCACGCCCCAAAAGCCGTGGCCGATGCGATCGCGAAGCAGGCCGCCACGCTTCTGCATTGCTCGCCGGGCTTCTGGAATCCCACCGCGGTGGAGTTGGCCGAGCGGCTCGCCGCGCTCACGGGTTTTGATCGGGTCTTCCTGGGCTGCACAGGCGCAGAAGCCAACGAATGCGCGATCAAGCTCGCCCGCAAGCGGGGATCCGCCAAAAATGCATGGAAGGTGATCACCACGGTGGATGGATTCCACGGCCGCACCTTGGCGACCATGGCCGCCACCGGGAAACCCCATTGGCAGAGCCTGTTCGGACCACCGATGCCGGGATTTGTCCACATTCCGTTCAACGACGTGGCCGCGTTGGAACAAGCCATGGACGACACGGTGTGCGCGGTGATGTTCGAGCCTGTGCAAGGCGAAGGCGGCGTTGTGCCCGCCACATCAGAATTTGCCCAGGCCGCTCGGAAGCTGTGCGACCGGCATGGCGCGCTGCTTGTGGCAGACGAGGTGCAGACCGGACTGGGTCGTTGCGGATCCCTCATGGCCCACCGCGAGCTGGGCGTGGAAGCCGACGTGGTGACCTTCGCCAAGGGCCTGGGCGCGGGCATTCCCGTCAGCGCCTGCCTCACGCGGTTGGAACTGGACGTGTTCGCGCCCGGCGACCAGGGCGGAACCCACACCTACCATCCACTGGGCGCGGCGGCGGGGCTGGCTGTGCTCGCCGAGATCGAGCGGCTGGATCTGTGCGCCAGATCGCGGGAAGCGGGATTGGCACTGGAAAAGACGTTGCAGGAAATCGCCACGCGCTACGGACTGGCGAACCTGCGGGGATCGGGCCTGTTGCGGGCCTTCGACCTGCCCACGCCGCAGGCCGCACGGGTGGTGGAAATCGCCCGCGAAGAAGGCCTGTTGCTGAACGCGCCACGGCCCGCCACCATCCGCCTGATGCCGCCGCTGGTGGTGACGGATTCCGACATCACGGAATTCGGGATGCGATTGGAACAGGCGATCGGACGGTTGTGA
- a CDS encoding cache domain-containing protein yields the protein MFLTLLVLISAAWSETKTDAIKLVDDAAKQMASQPREAVVAELSKAEGKWVKGELYVFAYDLQGIMVAHPKNAKLIGKNLLEVPDVDGKLFRKEIVELAKTKGSGWVDYKYKNPESGKTEAKTTYLKKVGDLILCCGIYKD from the coding sequence ATGTTCCTCACCCTTTTGGTCCTGATCTCCGCTGCCTGGTCGGAAACAAAAACAGATGCAATCAAGCTGGTGGACGATGCCGCCAAGCAAATGGCTTCCCAGCCACGCGAAGCGGTGGTTGCGGAGCTCAGCAAAGCCGAAGGCAAGTGGGTGAAGGGCGAGCTGTACGTGTTCGCCTACGATCTCCAAGGCATCATGGTGGCCCATCCCAAAAACGCCAAGCTGATCGGCAAGAACCTGCTGGAAGTGCCGGATGTGGATGGGAAATTGTTCCGCAAGGAAATCGTGGAACTGGCCAAGACCAAGGGCAGTGGCTGGGTGGATTACAAGTACAAGAATCCGGAATCCGGCAAGACCGAGGCCAAGACCACGTACCTGAAAAAGGTGGGGGATCTCATTTTGTGCTGCGGGATCTACAAGGACTGA
- a CDS encoding methyl-accepting chemotaxis protein: MNALPRDLRSKLLFVPALGLLFLVGSGVFSVWQSHAQDKRQTRVEAVSGQRLRLQEQLRQQVEEFATLQQVLNWTGLGVAGKRLDSLVKMSKDALSQKDAWLEDSVGTGATADSLKSKARQFHEASVEVLGMVDADPAVAMGMLEPARQKMAGLQSIVATMDSSLAHDVKRARAEAEAGLSLSLWMNVFACLFSMVVVGGVGWWISRSLVGPVGAVIDGVRRIAQGELGGTIEVHSQDEIGRIAQALGDAKESLRDTLGEVASSCRTLDEGAGEIHRVAILVGDTTTSLSARMGELSETACLMVADSKKVAEGGRRMSEAVSGVSDAVEGMGNAIGSVAQSCQGQLNRAEAAQSRASLARESLSRLEQIVRQSNEATGLIRDIQDQTKMLALNATIEASRAGELGKGFAVVAQEVKTLAGQTGSAVDQIESHLVKMLDQSVVTAREIQGMCEDLLGLHELAGEISQSVQSQSGEVNQMVRRLHEAGGLSKGIARNVERMAEQVDSISKRINETDRDTQVAAATSMELEEFSHRMEKTAGTLKESIAKYRF; the protein is encoded by the coding sequence ATGAACGCCCTCCCGCGGGACCTCCGTTCCAAGTTGCTGTTCGTTCCGGCGCTGGGACTTCTGTTCCTGGTTGGGTCGGGCGTGTTTTCCGTGTGGCAGAGCCACGCCCAGGACAAACGCCAAACTCGAGTGGAGGCGGTATCCGGCCAGCGGCTTCGTCTCCAGGAACAGCTGCGTCAGCAGGTGGAGGAATTCGCCACTCTCCAACAGGTATTGAATTGGACGGGTCTGGGTGTGGCCGGGAAACGGCTCGACAGCCTGGTGAAAATGTCCAAGGATGCCCTCTCGCAAAAAGATGCGTGGCTGGAGGATTCCGTGGGAACCGGAGCCACCGCAGATTCCCTCAAATCCAAGGCGCGGCAATTCCACGAGGCATCGGTGGAAGTGCTGGGGATGGTGGATGCCGATCCTGCCGTGGCGATGGGGATGCTGGAGCCTGCTCGCCAGAAAATGGCAGGCTTGCAGAGCATCGTGGCCACGATGGATTCCAGCCTGGCGCACGATGTGAAACGGGCGCGCGCCGAGGCGGAAGCGGGATTGAGTTTGTCGCTGTGGATGAATGTTTTCGCTTGTTTGTTCTCCATGGTGGTGGTGGGAGGTGTGGGCTGGTGGATCTCCCGCTCCTTGGTGGGTCCGGTCGGAGCCGTGATCGATGGCGTGCGCCGCATCGCCCAGGGCGAGTTGGGAGGGACGATCGAGGTCCATTCCCAAGACGAGATCGGGCGCATCGCCCAAGCGTTGGGGGATGCGAAGGAATCGCTTCGCGACACGCTCGGGGAGGTCGCATCCAGCTGTCGCACGCTGGACGAGGGAGCTGGTGAAATCCATCGCGTGGCGATTTTGGTTGGAGACACCACGACGAGCCTTTCCGCGCGCATGGGAGAGCTCAGCGAAACGGCCTGTTTGATGGTCGCGGATTCGAAAAAGGTTGCCGAAGGCGGTCGACGCATGTCGGAGGCTGTCAGTGGAGTCAGCGATGCCGTCGAGGGAATGGGCAATGCCATCGGTAGCGTCGCCCAATCCTGTCAGGGGCAGCTGAATCGGGCGGAGGCGGCGCAGTCGCGGGCCTCGTTGGCTCGCGAGAGCCTGTCGCGGCTGGAGCAGATCGTGCGGCAATCGAACGAAGCGACAGGTCTGATTCGCGATATCCAGGACCAGACCAAGATGCTGGCGTTGAACGCCACCATCGAGGCCAGCCGGGCCGGCGAATTGGGAAAAGGTTTCGCGGTGGTGGCCCAGGAGGTGAAGACCTTGGCGGGCCAAACCGGATCCGCGGTCGATCAGATCGAAAGCCACCTGGTCAAGATGCTGGATCAAAGCGTTGTGACCGCCCGCGAGATCCAGGGCATGTGCGAGGATCTGTTGGGTCTGCACGAGTTGGCGGGTGAGATCTCCCAATCGGTGCAGTCGCAAAGTGGCGAGGTCAACCAGATGGTGCGTCGCCTTCACGAGGCGGGCGGGCTTTCCAAGGGAATCGCGCGCAACGTGGAGCGAATGGCCGAGCAGGTGGACTCCATCTCCAAACGCATCAACGAAACCGATCGCGACACCCAAGTGGCCGCGGCGACCTCGATGGAGCTCGAGGAATTTTCCCACCGGATGGAAAAGACCGCCGGCACCCTGAAGGAATCGATCGCCAAGTACCGTTTCTAG
- a CDS encoding histidine--tRNA ligase — translation MSQKIQPPKGTRDFYPADMAVQNHIFSAWRRVCARFGFQEYEGPSFEHLELYTGKSGDEIVGQLYNFQDKGGRDIALRPEMTPTLARLANQLGRDLRRPARWFSLPRLWRYEKQQRGRLREFFQLNMDILGSDSVSADAELIAAACRICEELGLKSGDVVARISSRRLISTLLDELGCTDKPPVYLALDRREKLAREAFIEGLTGAGLTEDGIRRLDALFEAKSLAEVTSLVTSDDARAALAELETLFALLDAHGVGDWCRFDPTVVRGLAYYTGVVYELFDAGRSLRAIAGGGRYDDLLAKLGGERLPAVGFGMGDVVIAELLKDKGLLPTGIPGPDVWLVGLDGDEARLARAAASLRARGMEVGFCFGGGKLGKQMQAAQENGAKRVVFLGSDRVTGDQVEVKDMTTGEQTVCSLEAL, via the coding sequence ATGAGCCAGAAGATCCAACCCCCAAAAGGGACACGCGATTTCTATCCCGCCGACATGGCGGTGCAAAACCACATTTTTTCCGCCTGGCGCCGTGTTTGTGCGCGGTTTGGCTTCCAGGAATACGAAGGCCCCAGCTTCGAACATTTGGAGCTGTACACGGGCAAATCCGGTGACGAGATCGTGGGGCAGCTGTACAACTTCCAGGACAAGGGAGGTCGCGACATCGCGCTTCGGCCGGAAATGACCCCCACCCTGGCGCGTTTGGCCAACCAACTGGGGCGCGATCTCAGGCGTCCCGCCCGGTGGTTTTCGCTGCCTCGCCTATGGCGCTATGAAAAGCAGCAGCGTGGGCGTCTGCGGGAATTCTTCCAGCTGAACATGGACATCCTCGGGTCGGATTCCGTCAGCGCCGACGCCGAACTGATCGCTGCCGCCTGCCGCATCTGCGAAGAGCTTGGACTCAAGAGCGGCGATGTGGTCGCGCGCATTTCCAGCCGCCGTCTGATCTCCACCCTGCTGGACGAGCTCGGCTGCACGGACAAGCCGCCGGTGTATCTGGCGCTGGATCGGCGCGAAAAGCTCGCACGCGAAGCCTTCATCGAAGGCCTGACGGGAGCGGGTCTCACCGAAGACGGAATCCGTCGTTTGGATGCGCTGTTCGAAGCCAAGTCCCTGGCGGAAGTGACCTCGCTGGTGACCTCCGACGATGCACGTGCCGCTTTGGCTGAGCTGGAAACCTTGTTTGCCTTGTTGGATGCCCATGGGGTGGGCGATTGGTGCCGGTTCGATCCCACCGTGGTGCGCGGCCTGGCCTATTACACGGGCGTGGTCTACGAATTGTTCGATGCCGGGCGCAGCCTGCGGGCAATCGCCGGTGGTGGTCGCTACGACGACCTGTTGGCCAAGCTGGGGGGCGAGCGCTTGCCTGCCGTGGGCTTTGGCATGGGCGATGTCGTGATCGCCGAACTACTGAAGGACAAAGGGCTTTTGCCCACCGGGATTCCCGGCCCGGATGTGTGGCTGGTGGGCCTGGATGGCGACGAAGCTCGCTTGGCCCGCGCGGCGGCGTCCCTGCGCGCGCGGGGCATGGAGGTGGGCTTCTGCTTCGGTGGCGGCAAGCTGGGCAAGCAGATGCAAGCAGCCCAGGAAAACGGCGCCAAGCGCGTGGTCTTCCTGGGATCCGACCGTGTGACGGGGGATCAGGTGGAAGTGAAAGACATGACCACCGGTGAGCAAACCGTTTGCTCTCTAGAGGCGCTGTGA